Genomic segment of Eleutherodactylus coqui strain aEleCoq1 chromosome 1, aEleCoq1.hap1, whole genome shotgun sequence:
cccccgctccctcctgctgacagcggctactcaccgctcccccgcaccagcacccgaaccttcggtcttgagcgggcaggtactcgctaaaggcaatgctcgctcgagcaattgcctttagcgagtatactcgctcatctctactggttagCGGTTGGTCTGACAACACCCAGCCCTGTTCTAGAAGTGGTAAACTGGGTAATGGCCCATTGTCCGATTTTCTGCAGATGCCTCAAAGACAGAACCACCTGCTACAATCTTATGGCAGAATGGAGAAATATTCTGCTAAACTGGGAAGCAGAAGGGGTTGCGTCAACATTTAAAGAGATCCACTATCCACAGGATACTGGATAATAATTTGTGCAGTGGGGATTTGACCGCCGAGATCCCTATGATCTCAAAAACGGGGGTCCCAAAGATCCGtgtatgaatggagcaatggtcatgCATCTGCATTGCTGCTCTCTCCATTGCAGTGGGACTGCCAGACATAGCAAAATGCTTGATTTCAGCTACCTCCAGCAGTTCCACAGAAATGAATGGTGTGGCAATGTGCATTctcgaccaccgctccattcatgcgGGGATCTTCAGGAACCCCATTCTTGGGGTTGTGGGTGTCTCAGCATTCTAACCTACACAGatcagaaagttattccctatcctgtggaaccCTTTAAGTACTTGTAAACTGTACAGCCATTAATTCACAGTCTTCTCTACCTCCTGCCCTGCACTGATCTATACGATTACTGAGGATAAAGATGAATCTGAACTGTATCGGTCTTGAACACGCTGATCTCTTTCATGCTTCCTATTATAGCAAGAGACTGGAGCGGTGAGTAACCCACCAGGTATTTaccccctagaccaccagggcctTTATAATAGAGTTTTGAGGGGGTTCTGACATTGATGGCTGGAACTGGAACTCCCAACGATCAGCTGGTTGAAAGAGTGTGGGGTTCTGTTGAGCACCTCTTCCCATTCATTATTTACTATGTATAGCGCTATGTATTTggaattggctgtgtctggtacaagtgattgggactgagctgtaatactagGCACAGTTACTACAAAATGTACGGAGTTGTACGTGGTAAACAGTGAAGGTGACATGTCACTCCAGACCCCTCAGTCAGGCGACCATTGCGACTGCCTAAAAATCCACAGCTCTGATACTGATTGCCTATCTTAGGAATAGGTAATCAGTATCAAAGTTCCAGaaaacttctttaaaggggttgtaccaagattaactCTTAgcacctatccacaagatacttgataaaagtctgatcagtggaggtctcaagaATGGACTTCTtgtctccccttcctcctcactgcataCTCATTGCACCtcccacagagaagaggagattgaatggagcattggTCACTTCCTTCATCTTCAGTTGGACTGTCAGAGATAGCCAGGCGCTTGTACTTAGCTACTTctgtcactcccattgaaataaatagaggacACTGTGCATGTAAAGCCGCCGCTCTACTCAGTCTCCACATCACTGTGGGTaggtacagcgagcacacagtgACAAGACGACAGGGACATGGGACTAACGTTTTCAGGATCAACAGGTGTCTGAGTagagagacccccaccaatcagaccatTATCACCTAacccatggataggtgataaaagtcaacctGGGTACTACCCCTTCATCTTTTTTTTGCTACCATAAGGGACCTTTCAGACAGATGCAAATTTTTCTGCAGGGTGCAGTAGAATTTGTTATCATGGAAATTCGCACAAAAATcatctaaatgtggattttgatgcagaattttctgcaggaCTGTAAATTCTGCTGCGCCCCGTGGAACAATTCTGATCATGTGCAAGGTCCTAAACTACCAGGGTTTTTGCCATAAACCTTTTTTACTGGGCTACACCACCTGACATTTAATGAATACCCCttttactgccctagaccaccaaagATGTAACCATTAACTTCTAGACCACCAGACATCTAACCTGTAATCTCTTCTCTGCTTAAGACCTCTAATAATATTAAGATTAAATCATCTACTAACCTTAGACCTGGTATTTAAGAGATTACCAACTTTACTACTCTCAACAAACAATGATATCTCCACTAACCCCCTCACCGTGCTAGGCCACCACAAAAGTAatactttaaggggttttctataATTACTAAAACATGGCAGCTTTATTTCAGAACTAGTGCCAAATAGTCTATAGTTTGTGTGTGGTATCGTGGCTCAGCCTCATTCCTttaaatggagctgagctgcaataccagacacgatATGTGAACAGGTAGCCATTTTTCTTCTAGTCTTAGACAATCTCTTAAACTCCTTTGCTACTTTAGACACCCCCAGCGATGTCACAATTAACCTTTCTTCAATATGCAGCTTTCGAAATTAcaagtaaaactatataaaaatggTGGTAGATGTTCACTGCAGTGGAAAAGTGCTTTGCCCAAACAATTCATCTCTCCAGGGAACAGTTTGGGTGTCCGAGCGGTCTGGCACCTCTACCTCAATAATTCATCTCTGAGAAAAGTGTAACTTACTGGGCTACCAGGAATCAGAACAATCAACCATGCACAGAAATCCTGTgttcactagtagagatgagcgagcgtactcagttcaggtgtttttgcactcgagcaccgctttttccgagtaactgactactcagacgaaaagatccggggggcggcgcggtggagcggggggtagcaatagggaacaggggggagctttttctctcccccccccccccactcccctctgcaaccccccgctcacccccggcaccccccgaatctttccgtccgagtagtcagttactcgaaaaaagcggtgctcgagtgcaaaaacacccgaaccgagtacgctcgctcatctctattcactagacATTCCATAGTAGGAAACCTCAAGATCCTAGAGTTTTGATAAATAGGATTAAAATTAATAGGTTGCATTTTTACAAGAAAAATGTAAGTTCTACTTAAATTTTATAATTCATAAAATCTGCACTTCATTTACCTTTTTCACTATTTGGCATCTCCAATGAACCTTTCCCATAGAATTTGCTTATCGCCTGGCAGACTTTAGTCAGACAGAGACTCAGATTCCATTTTTTGCAGGTGCTACAATGAAATGCAGATTCCTGAGTTTTACATCTACTGGAatagataaaccaatcacagataTATACTGCAAGGAGAAGAATACATCTGATCACTGACTATAACACATTGGTGGGGTCATTTAGTATGGAAAGCTCTTCTACATAACATAGTCATGacacaacagaaaatacagaacCTTTTCTGAAACAATAGTGTGGCTGCCGATACAATGTAACGATTTGCAGTAGTTGTCACCAGATTTATGTTACTTTATTGTATTAATTAACAGATGTGGTGGCTAATACCAGCTAGTAATATACATGGCTACTGAATCATGTCTCACATAGACTGTCAGCTTATGATGAAATGTCACTGCACTGTCTGCAACCATGGACAGCTCTATGCTGCTGAGTGGATGCCACTATACATACTGTACCTGTCTGTAGGTTTGTACACACACATAGCATACTGTAATACATATACCAGTAATCTGGAGAGACAGTTTGTAAGGAATCCTTTACAGCAGCAGAGAAAACTTTCACCCATGCTACAATGTTCATGTGtgatgtcagaaaaaaaaatgctaggatTGCATTTAGAGCCATCAGTCAGTGACTAGCAGCACCCCCAGGGTTTACAGTACATGGGTGATGCCATTGAtgtgctgtatgtgatgtgtctgCCCAGCTGCCAGTGTGTGATGATGCTGGGTAGGCTTGGATAATTGCAGCTGCTCTGCACACCAGCACTCATAAGATGATCAAGTTGTCTGAGTCCAAGGTCAATGGGACAAGGAACCCTAAGGAAGGACTCCCCTTCCcatcatcagcagcagcagcactcggTGTGTTGCAGGGGGCTGCAGCTCTCCAGCCCTCACCTCCCCTCCCTATAGACTGGTGAAGATGtgaggctgctgctgctgctgctggtgacaGTTGGTGTGCCTGCTGCTGCAGTGTGCCCGCTCGCTGAGGATGGTGCAGTGCTGCTCCCCGGAGGGCTCCCTGCTGCTGATCACGGCGCTGCTGCTGGGGGCTGAGCTGCTGCAGGAGTCGCAGGCGGGCTGGAGCTGCGGGGATCTGCTGTGCGGGGACAGGGAAGGCTGCTGCGTCTTCGGGAACGTCAGCCACACGGAGATCAAGTGCTGCCAGCtgcccttccacactttcctggacaATGTGGGCTGGTTCGTCAGGAAGCTCTCCGGGCTGCTCATCCTGCTGGTGCTCTTCGCCATCGGCTACTTCCTGCAGCGCATGATCTGCCCCAGCCCCCGCAGGTACACCCGGCCCCAGCAGCGGAGCACAGGGGGGCCCGGGCTCCTCAACGAGACCAGCTCCCAGGACTCCCTCATAGACAGTGTCCGGCACCTGTCCGAGCACGAGCTGCGCATCATCTCATCCCCGGTGCTGCTGCAACTGCCCAGCTACGAGGAGGTCAAGTACCTGCCCACCTATGAGGAGTCCATGAGACCCGGCCAGGTCATACTGCCAGTGTCCCAGATCCCAGCCCAGGCGGTGGAGGATGTGGGCTCTGGGGGGTTGCCTCCCTATTCACACTGAACTTGGTGGTGATGCCCTTCTCATCTGAACTGGAAATTGGCACTACCCCAAGCTGGAGCATTGGGGAGCAAGTGGCTTTGCCCCTTTGGTGGGGGAGAGAGTTGCATTGCTCCCTTTAAATAGAGGATGGGGGTCAGTTGCATTGCCCCTAAACTGGAGGATGGGGAGAAAAAAACCAAATGATTAGACTGGGGTGATCACTGACATGATCTACAACAAATCAGATCCCTGTTGCTGTCATTTGCTTGTATGCCTGTATCATCCTTGCATCAGTGTCCACCTTTATGGGCTCACTCCTCACTCCTAGTGGTCTCCCTATAATCTGACCATAAATTGCTCTGCTAGTCATTTAGGTGTAATTTCAAAAAAAAGACCTGTTCCGCTGATCCCATTCCAATTCCCATTACTGCTAtgatcatataatgtgtatacaGTAGTCAGATCAGGAAAACCCCACAATGGGGAACTGACCTTTATTTTGTAGGATGGGATCGTCTTCTAAGATTGTCCCCGTCCTCACAAAATGTGTGAAAATTACTGTTCCTCTCTGGAATGACAATATATGGGAACATTGTCTGATTGGGGGGAGAACTTGCATGTATAAAGCCCGCCGTCCATCTGTTGGAGCGTCCATCTGTCCAATTGTCATCATGCAGTCATCGCTCTTGTCCTGTagtctgctccattcactcattGTCCTGCAATGCCCTCCATGTAATAATGTACTTCATTCAGGACCATCAGAACCTAGGTGGCTCTTCAATCTGCCCTCAAGCCTCCAGCACAATAGTCAGGCTGGGATGTCCTATAGAGCCGGGTCTGCCTGTGACATGTCTGTGGTCAGAAGCACATCTCACTTCATACCCCAGTCTGATGTCCCAATTGCAGAGCGCAGCACTAAATGTATAGGGACTGCTGTGTAGTCTCTGATTATATATTTTACACTGACACGGTTGCTGCAGTTCTCTGTAAGTTTATTGAACTAGGACTAATCTGCTGTATTTGCTAAAATTGGGAACTTACAATTTATTTAAAACTATCTTAGAAGCTAAATTATATTAGGTCATTCTATTCTAATGCTCTAAAACACCGTGTAATATACAATTAGACTTTAGTACGAGGCCTCAGCATTATCAGCTTGTCATAGAGCTTTCTTCATCCTCTTGTACACGCTGCAGTGATAATGTTCTGCCTGTGTGATCCATTCTTCTTGCACAGGACTGCTTAGACCCTTTATATGGTTGCATTAATCGC
This window contains:
- the C1H3orf80 gene encoding uncharacterized membrane protein C3orf80 homolog; the protein is MVQCCSPEGSLLLITALLLGAELLQESQAGWSCGDLLCGDREGCCVFGNVSHTEIKCCQLPFHTFLDNVGWFVRKLSGLLILLVLFAIGYFLQRMICPSPRRYTRPQQRSTGGPGLLNETSSQDSLIDSVRHLSEHELRIISSPVLLQLPSYEEVKYLPTYEESMRPGQVILPVSQIPAQAVEDVGSGGLPPYSH